Proteins encoded together in one Carassius auratus strain Wakin chromosome 32, ASM336829v1, whole genome shotgun sequence window:
- the LOC113052438 gene encoding endonuclease domain-containing 1 protein-like — MGQRLLLLTGLCLASGTVSNSFKECSQFFYMHTEPTGIGGGNLKRICQRYGDKLRYATLYDSSHRLALYSAYTFKKSDGQRRMDTPWMYEPQLVSADESENMRELPSSGDTNQLLEESQAVLADYVDAVEFERGPLNPDQHQADNQDKAATYTLTNVVPQITDFLEGPWTTYIDTVRRRLNNFCRGAAYVVTGVTVSGETIRRGREDRMAVPKHLWSAYCCPRFDRNSPYDVRYMFPTYAAYALNEIVGHSVTEVPLKALETFLKNQTGMDKIVSIFFKDCLPEITHQ; from the exons gCTTCTTCTGTTGACAGGTTTGTGTCTAGCAAGCGGCACGGTCTCCAACAGCTTTAAAGAATGCAGTCAGTTCTTCTACATGCATACAGAACCCACAGGTATCGGAGGGGGCAATCTGAAGAGGATTTGCCAACGCTACGGAGATAAACTACGTTACGCCACGCTGTATGACAGCAGTCATCGTTTGGCACTCTATTCGGCTTACACCTTCAAAAAGTCAGATGGACAGAGGAGGATGGACACACCCTGGATGTATGAACCACAG CTGGTTTCTGCTGATGAAAGTGAAAACATGAGAGAGTTGCCCTCTAGTGGTGACACCAACCAACTGCTTGAGGAGAGCCAGGCTGTGCTAGCAGACTATGTTGATGCAGTGGAGTTTGAGCGTGGCCCACTCAACCCTGACCAGCACCAGGCAGACAACCAAGACAAAGCAGCTACCTATACCCTCACAAATGTGGTGCCTCAGATCACAGACTTCTTAGAGGGTCCTTGGACCACTTATATTGATACAGTCCGTCGCCGGCTGAATAACTTCTGCCGTGGTGCTGCCTATGTGGTGACTGGGGTGACTGTATCAGGGGAGACCATCCGAAGAGGAAGAGAGGACCGCATGGCCGTCCCAAAGCACTTGTGGTCTGCCTATTGCTGTCCACGGTTTGATCGAAATTCACCCTATGATGTACGGTACATGTTTCCCACTTATGCAGCATATGCTTTGAATGAGATAGTGGGACACAGTGTTACAGAAGTGCCTTTGAAAGCTTTAGAAACCTTTCTGAAAAATCAGACAGGCATGGACAAAATCGTGAGCATCTTTTTCAAAGACTGTCTCCCAGAAATTACACATCAGTAG
- the LOC113052543 gene encoding uncharacterized protein LOC113052543, giving the protein MYFVLFIRNAVALFILHLPVKSFHFKRDKDSPLETVKKPATEKGGFFFLLNFFLVILSYPGQSKEHFTKKKEDNLNFLGNMNIMVYCWSWFGTLLISLMCLILRSQAGVVDDFSQVERCKDFLYLGTPPRGYLSTSLKKICQRYVDKPRFVTLYDPKKHIPIYSAYTFKKSDGEKWVDIPWMFEPQLASEKGSSNMEPFPQSSLMHKNFEDTQAVLEDYADVVQYERSQMNPDEHQADPLDKAATYTLTNVVPLIREFNFGPWSTQVEVTRKRLNNYCHGKAYVITGVTTSGNMIRRDNQDRVAIPEFVWTAYCCTDYDHNAPYSERYKFPAFAAYGLNDRVNNHMVEVPIKNLEKFLKGKMEVDNNFQIFYSDCVSEV; this is encoded by the exons ATGTACTTTGTACTCTTCATTAGGAATGCAGTGGCTCTCTTTATTCTCCACCTACCAGTGaagagttttcattttaaaagagaTAAAGACAGTCCATTGGAGACAGTGAAGAAACCAGCTACAGAAAAgggagggtttttttttctcctgaatttctttcttgtgatACTGTCCTACCCAGGTCAGTCCAAAGAACACTTCACAAAGAAGAAAGAAGACAATTTAAACTTTTTAGGAAACATGAATATCATGGTCTATTGCTGGTCCTGGTTTGGAACCTTGCTGATCTCACTGATGTGTCTGATCTTAAGATCACAAGCCGGAGTGGTGGACGACTTCTCCCAGGTAGAACGCTGTAAGGATTTCCTTTATTTGGGCACTCCACCACGAGGTTACCTCAGTACTTCCCTAAAAAAGATCTGCCAGCGCTATGTGGACAAGCCTCGCTTTGTGACCCTCTACGACCCCAAAAAACACATCCCCATCTACTCAGCATACACCTTCAAGAAATCAGATGGGGAGAAATGGGTGGACATTCCCTGGATGTTTGAACCACAG CTGGCAAGTGAGAAAGGAAGCAGTAACATGGAACCGTTTCCCCAGTCTTCCTTAATGCACAAAAATTTTGAAGACACGCAGGCTGTGCTAGAAGACTACGCCGATGTGGTGCAGTATGAACGCAGCCAAATGAACCCAGATGAGCATCAGGCAGACCCGCTGGACAAAGCTGCCACCTACACACTGACCAATGTAGTTCCCCTGATAAGGGAGTTCAATTTTGGTCCCTGGAGCACACAGGTAGAAGTTACCCGCAAACGGCTTAACAACTATTGTCACGGAAAGGCTTATGTGATCACTGGTGTGACAACATCAGGTAATATGATTCGACGTGATAACCAAGATCGTGTTGCCATCCCAGAATTCGTGTGGACAGCCTATTGCTGCACAGATTACGATCACAACGCTCCCTACTCCGAGAGGTACAAGTTTCCGGCGTTTGCCGCCTACGGTCTTAATGATCGTGTGAACAACCACATGGTTGAGGTTCCCATCAAGAATCTGGAGAAGTTTCTCAAGGGCAAAATGGAGGTGGACAATAACTTCCAGATCTTTTACAGTGATTGTGTGTCAGAAGTGTAA
- the ufsp1 gene encoding ufm1-specific protease 1 has product MEETEKRRTQKKTECIDWGRDAQTPITAKNETRKDILVKNAHDGLPQPSPDCDRCSVISGECLYYHYGCDGKDDRGWGCGYRTVQTMASWLCLNQPLTMSCRHTPSLSEIQQTLVEIGDKPESFMGSREWIGTFEASLVLDQLYDVPCRILHVRYGKELDQAVEDLHEHFLTRGSPVMMGGDRDNSSKGILGVCTGKWGSYLLVMDPHYFGCPLDKKSLQSQGWVSWKAVGSLDQCSFYNLCLPLTAKK; this is encoded by the coding sequence ATGGAAGAGACAGAAAAAAGACGGACACAGAAGAAAACTGAGTGTATAGATTGGGGTAGAGATGCACAAACGCCGATAACAGCCAAAAACGAAACACGGAAGGATATATTAGTAAAGAATGCCCATGACGGACTACCTCAGCCGTCTCCAGACTGTGACAGATGCTCAGTGATATCAGGAGAGTGTCTCTATTATCATTATggctgtgatggcaaagatgacAGAGGCTGGGGTTGTGGATACAGGACTGTTCAGACCATGGCCTCATGGTTGTGTCTTAATCAGCCTCTCACTATGAGCTGCAGACACACGCCTAGTCTTTCTGAAATACAACAAACTTTGGTGGAAATAGGGGACAAACCCGAGTCATTCATGGGTTCTAGGGAGTGGATTGGGACATTTGAGGCAAGTCTTGTTCTTGACCAGCTCTATGATGTTCCCTGCCGCATACTGCATGTGCGATATGGCAAGGAGCTTGATCAAGCTGTAGAAGATCTTCATGAGCACTTCCTTACCCGTGGGTCTCCTGTTATGATGGGAGGAGACCGGGACAATTCCTCTAAGGGGATCTTAGGTGTGTGCACTGGTAAATGGGGAAGTTATTTGCTTGTTATGGACCCTCATTACTTCGGCTGTCCCTTGGATAAAAAGTCATTGCAAAGTCAAGGTTGGGTTTCATGGAAAGCAGTTGGTTCTTTGGATCAGTGCTCTTTCTACAATCTTTGTCTCCCTCTTACTGCTAAGAAGTGA